A genome region from Streptomyces xanthophaeus includes the following:
- a CDS encoding ABC transporter ATP-binding protein has product MSNDPAVEIRGLVKRYGTKTAVDGLDLTVRSGSVTAVLGPNGAGKTTTVEACEGYHRPDAGTVRVLGLDPVAQAGALRPRIGVMLQSGGVYSGARAVEMLRHMAKLYADPLDVGTLVERLGLGGCGRTPYRRLSGGQQQRLALAMAVVGRPELVFLDEPTAGLDPQARRATWDLVRELRTDGVTVVLTTHHMDEAEQLADEVAIVDAGKVIVHGSPEQLCRGGAENTLRFTGRPSLDLASLLKALPDGTEAAELAPGVYRVTGDVHPQLLATVASWCAQHGVMPSSLTVERHTLEDVFLELTGKELRA; this is encoded by the coding sequence ATGAGCAACGACCCCGCCGTGGAGATCCGCGGACTGGTGAAGCGGTACGGCACCAAGACCGCGGTGGACGGCCTGGACCTCACCGTCCGGAGCGGCTCCGTCACCGCGGTCCTCGGTCCCAACGGCGCGGGCAAGACGACCACGGTGGAGGCCTGCGAGGGCTACCACCGCCCCGACGCCGGCACCGTCCGCGTCCTCGGCCTCGACCCGGTCGCCCAGGCCGGGGCCCTGCGCCCGCGGATCGGCGTGATGCTGCAGTCCGGCGGTGTCTACTCCGGAGCCCGCGCCGTCGAGATGCTCCGCCACATGGCCAAGCTCTACGCCGACCCGCTCGACGTCGGCACCCTGGTGGAACGCCTCGGACTCGGCGGCTGCGGCCGCACCCCCTACCGCCGGCTCTCCGGCGGCCAGCAGCAGCGCCTGGCCCTGGCCATGGCCGTGGTGGGCCGCCCCGAGCTGGTCTTCCTCGACGAGCCCACCGCCGGCCTGGACCCGCAGGCCCGCCGCGCGACCTGGGACCTCGTACGGGAGCTGCGCACCGACGGGGTCACCGTCGTCCTCACCACCCACCACATGGACGAGGCCGAGCAGCTCGCCGACGAGGTCGCCATCGTGGACGCGGGCAAGGTCATCGTCCACGGCAGCCCCGAGCAGCTGTGCCGCGGCGGCGCCGAGAACACCCTGCGCTTCACCGGCCGCCCCTCCCTCGACCTCGCCTCGCTCCTGAAGGCGCTGCCCGACGGCACCGAGGCCGCCGAGCTCGCCCCGGGCGTCTACCGGGTCACCGGCGACGTCCACCCGCAGCTGCTGGCCACCGTCGCCTCCTGGTGCGCGCAGCACGGCGTGATGCCGAGCAGCCTCACGGTGGAGCGGCACACCCTCGAGGACGTCTTCCTCGAACTGACAGGCAAGGAGCTGCGCGCATGA
- a CDS encoding COX15/CtaA family protein → MHKGSPTIWGVLNPLAHIASRWTPSPRTVQRAALAALVMSVVIVVTGGAVRLTGSGLGCDTWPKCTDDSLIVTQEQGFHGAIEFGNRMLTYVLSAAVGWGIIASRSAKPWRHSLTKLGWVQFAIVLANAVLGGITVLTGLNPYSVAGHFLLATALITVTTVTWQRTREGDGAPRPRVPGPVRKLSWALLATTLVLIAAGTVVTGSGPHAGDSSEIKRMPFDWDTTAHVHAVSAWLVCALGIAMWLVLRVVDAPADTRARARDLLVVLLAQGAIGYVQYATHVPEALVAAHMLGSCLVWIAVVRIALSLREQPVEQAEIPAQADPQLSAA, encoded by the coding sequence TTGCACAAGGGGTCGCCTACGATATGGGGCGTGTTGAACCCCCTCGCCCACATCGCCAGCCGCTGGACCCCGTCACCCCGGACCGTCCAGCGGGCCGCACTCGCCGCGCTCGTCATGAGCGTGGTCATCGTCGTCACCGGCGGCGCGGTACGGCTGACCGGATCCGGCCTCGGCTGCGACACCTGGCCCAAGTGCACCGACGACAGCCTGATCGTGACGCAGGAGCAGGGCTTCCACGGCGCCATCGAATTCGGCAACCGCATGCTGACCTACGTGCTCAGCGCGGCCGTCGGCTGGGGAATCATCGCCTCCCGCTCGGCAAAGCCCTGGCGGCACTCCCTGACGAAGCTCGGCTGGGTCCAGTTCGCGATCGTGCTGGCGAACGCCGTGCTCGGCGGCATCACCGTCCTGACCGGGCTCAACCCGTACAGCGTGGCCGGGCACTTCCTCCTCGCCACCGCGCTGATCACCGTGACGACGGTCACCTGGCAGCGCACCCGCGAAGGTGACGGCGCGCCCCGGCCGCGCGTGCCCGGCCCGGTGCGCAAGCTGTCGTGGGCGCTGCTCGCGACCACCCTCGTCCTGATCGCGGCGGGCACCGTCGTGACCGGCTCCGGTCCGCACGCCGGCGACAGCAGCGAGATCAAGCGGATGCCCTTCGACTGGGACACCACCGCCCACGTGCACGCCGTCTCCGCCTGGCTGGTGTGCGCGCTCGGTATCGCGATGTGGCTGGTCCTGCGCGTCGTGGACGCTCCCGCCGACACCCGGGCCCGCGCCCGCGACCTGCTGGTCGTGCTGCTCGCCCAGGGCGCGATCGGCTACGTGCAGTACGCGACCCACGTCCCCGAGGCCCTGGTCGCCGCCCACATGCTCGGCTCCTGCCTGGTGTGGATCGCCGTGGTCCGGATCGCCCTGAGTCTGCGCGAGCAGCCGGTCGAGCAGGCGGAGATCCCCGCCCAGGCCGACCCGCAGCTCTCCGCCGCCTAG
- a CDS encoding amidohydrolase family protein produces the protein MIETPRLVDQYCHGVLRTELGLGTFEAQLMRSAGPPAAGTTFFDTQTGFAVRRWCPPLLGLEPHATPARYLARRRELGAAETARRLLRGSGVAAYLVDTGVPGDLTGPKELALAGDAEAFESVRLELLAEQVADTSGTVGAFLANLSEAVHHAATGAAAFTCATAFTRADIPAVAPEPPGPGAVRGAAGRWLARRPRGGAVGDPVLLAHLLWSAVASGLPLQLHTGEADPAALTGFVRATAGLGTRLVLLGGYPHHRRTAQLAAAFPHVYADTGAALGQTGARAAVVLAELLEIAPFGKVLFSSGGRQLPELHAVGALVFREALGRVLGGWAAEGSWSWRDAERVAALVAAGNARRVYRLDRG, from the coding sequence ATGATCGAAACGCCGCGCCTGGTGGACCAGTACTGCCACGGAGTACTCCGTACGGAGCTGGGCCTGGGCACCTTCGAAGCCCAGCTGATGCGCTCGGCCGGCCCGCCCGCCGCGGGCACCACCTTCTTCGACACGCAGACCGGCTTCGCGGTGCGCCGCTGGTGCCCGCCGCTGCTGGGGCTGGAGCCGCACGCCACCCCCGCCCGCTATCTGGCGCGGCGGCGCGAGCTGGGCGCGGCCGAGACCGCGCGGCGGCTGCTGAGGGGATCCGGCGTCGCCGCCTACCTGGTCGACACCGGGGTGCCCGGGGATCTCACCGGGCCCAAGGAACTGGCGCTCGCCGGGGACGCCGAGGCCTTCGAGTCGGTCCGGCTGGAGTTACTGGCCGAGCAGGTCGCCGACACCTCCGGGACGGTGGGCGCCTTCCTCGCCAATCTGTCCGAGGCCGTCCACCACGCCGCCACCGGGGCCGCGGCCTTCACCTGTGCCACGGCCTTCACCCGCGCGGACATTCCGGCCGTGGCACCCGAGCCGCCCGGTCCCGGCGCGGTGCGCGGGGCGGCCGGGCGCTGGCTGGCCCGGCGGCCGCGGGGCGGAGCCGTAGGGGACCCCGTACTCCTGGCCCACCTGCTGTGGAGCGCGGTGGCGTCGGGGCTGCCGCTCCAGCTGCACACGGGCGAGGCCGATCCGGCCGCGCTGACCGGGTTCGTACGCGCCACCGCCGGCCTCGGGACACGACTGGTACTGCTCGGCGGATATCCCCACCACCGCCGCACCGCGCAGCTCGCGGCGGCCTTCCCGCACGTCTACGCCGATACGGGCGCGGCCCTCGGGCAGACCGGGGCGCGGGCCGCGGTGGTCCTGGCGGAGCTGCTGGAGATCGCGCCGTTCGGAAAGGTGCTGTTCTCCAGCGGCGGGCGGCAGCTGCCCGAACTGCACGCGGTGGGCGCCCTGGTGTTCCGTGAGGCGCTGGGCCGGGTGCTGGGCGGCTGGGCGGCCGAGGGTTCCTGGTCCTGGCGGGACGCGGAACGGGTGGCCGCCCTGGTCGCGGCGGGCAACGCCCGCCGCGTCTACCGCCTGGACCGGGGGTAG
- a CDS encoding bifunctional 3-phenylpropionate/cinnamic acid dioxygenase ferredoxin subunit — protein sequence MNYVKACALSELEENTPKRVELDGTPVSIVSTEGEVFAINDICSHANVSLSEGEVEDCMIECWLHGSAFDLRTGKPSGLPATRPVPVYPVKIEGDDVLVSLTQES from the coding sequence ATGAATTACGTCAAGGCCTGCGCGCTCAGCGAGCTGGAGGAGAACACCCCGAAGCGGGTGGAACTCGACGGCACGCCGGTGTCCATCGTCTCCACCGAGGGGGAGGTGTTCGCGATCAACGACATCTGCTCGCACGCGAACGTCTCGCTCTCGGAGGGCGAGGTCGAAGACTGCATGATCGAGTGCTGGCTGCACGGGTCGGCCTTCGACCTGCGCACCGGCAAGCCTTCGGGTCTGCCCGCGACGCGCCCCGTACCCGTATACCCCGTAAAGATCGAAGGGGACGACGTGCTCGTCTCCCTCACCCAGGAGTCCTGA
- the sufD gene encoding Fe-S cluster assembly protein SufD — MAEAQNIPAGSTTAGAIAVAAESTVATRMSAPPSFDVADFPVPNGREEEWRFTPLARLKGLHDGTAVANGTMKAQIDAPEGVKVESVERGDARIGKAGTPVDRIAAQAFSSFAKATVVTVPKETVLTEPVRVTLHGEGGTTFGHTVFDVQAFAEAVIVIDHTGDGVRAANVDFLVGDGAKLTVVSVQDWDDTAVHCSQHNTLVGRDATFKSVVVTFGGDVVRLHPRISYAGPGGEAELFGLYFTDAGQHQEHRLLVTHDAPHCKSNVVYKGALQGQDAHAVWIGDVLIQKSAEGTDTYEMNRNLVLTDGARVDSVPNLEIETGEIVGAGHASATGRFDDEQLFYLQARGIPADEARRLVVRGFFAELVQQIGVDDIEERLLAKIETELQGSV; from the coding sequence ATGGCTGAGGCTCAGAACATTCCGGCGGGTTCGACCACCGCCGGCGCGATCGCGGTGGCCGCCGAGTCCACCGTCGCCACCCGGATGAGTGCGCCCCCGTCCTTCGACGTGGCGGACTTCCCGGTTCCGAACGGCCGCGAGGAGGAGTGGCGCTTCACGCCGCTCGCCCGCCTCAAGGGCCTGCACGACGGCACCGCGGTCGCCAACGGCACCATGAAGGCCCAGATCGACGCGCCCGAGGGCGTCAAGGTCGAGTCGGTGGAGCGCGGCGACGCGCGCATCGGCAAGGCCGGCACCCCCGTGGACCGGATCGCCGCCCAGGCGTTCTCGTCCTTCGCCAAGGCCACGGTCGTCACCGTGCCCAAGGAGACGGTGCTGACCGAGCCGGTGCGCGTGACGCTGCACGGCGAGGGCGGCACCACCTTCGGCCACACCGTCTTCGACGTGCAGGCCTTCGCCGAGGCCGTCATCGTCATCGACCACACCGGTGACGGCGTGCGCGCCGCCAACGTCGACTTCCTGGTCGGCGACGGCGCCAAGCTCACCGTCGTGTCCGTGCAGGACTGGGACGACACCGCCGTCCACTGCTCCCAGCACAACACGCTGGTCGGCCGCGACGCGACCTTCAAGTCGGTCGTGGTCACCTTCGGCGGCGACGTCGTGCGCCTCCACCCGCGCATCAGCTACGCCGGCCCCGGCGGCGAGGCCGAGCTCTTCGGCCTGTACTTCACGGACGCCGGCCAGCACCAGGAGCACCGCCTCCTGGTCACGCACGACGCCCCGCACTGCAAGTCGAACGTGGTCTACAAGGGCGCGCTCCAGGGCCAGGACGCCCACGCGGTCTGGATCGGTGACGTGCTCATCCAGAAGAGCGCCGAGGGCACCGACACCTACGAGATGAACCGCAACCTCGTCCTCACGGACGGCGCGCGGGTCGACTCGGTGCCGAACCTGGAGATCGAGACCGGCGAGATCGTCGGCGCCGGCCACGCCTCCGCGACCGGCCGCTTCGACGACGAGCAGCTCTTCTACCTGCAGGCCCGTGGCATCCCGGCCGACGAGGCCCGCCGCCTGGTCGTCCGCGGCTTCTTCGCGGAGCTCGTCCAGCAGATCGGTGTCGACGACATCGAGGAGCGTCTGCTCGCCAAGATCGAGACCGAGCTCCAGGGTTCCGTCTGA
- the sufB gene encoding Fe-S cluster assembly protein SufB, with protein MTTEIAHPELDGLGTYEYGWADSDAAGAAAKRGLSEEVVRDISAKKSEPEWMLKLRLKGLKLFDKKPMPNWGSDLSGIDFDNIKYFVRSTEKQAASWEDLPEDIKNTYDKLGIPEAEKQRLVAGVAAQYESEVVYHQIREDLEEQGVIFLDTDTALKEHPELFQEYFGTVIPVGDNKFASLNTAVWSGGSFIYVPKGVKVDIPLQAYFRINTENMGQFERTLIIVDEDAYVHYVEGCTAPIYSSDSLHSAVVEIIVKKGGRCRYTTIQNWSNNVYNLVTKRAVAYEGATMEWIDGNIGSKVTMKYPAVYLMGEHAKGETLSIAFAGEGQHQDAGSKMVHMAPNTSSNIVSKSVARGGGRTSYRGLVEIGEGAHGSKSNVLCDALLVDTISRSDTYPYVDVREDDVSMGHEATVSKVSDDQLFYLMSRGMTEFEAMAMIVRGFVEPIARELPMEYALELNRLIELQMEGSVG; from the coding sequence ATGACCACGGAGATCGCTCACCCTGAGCTCGATGGCCTGGGCACTTACGAATACGGCTGGGCCGACTCCGACGCGGCCGGTGCCGCTGCCAAGCGGGGTCTGTCCGAAGAGGTCGTCCGCGACATCTCGGCGAAGAAGTCCGAGCCGGAATGGATGCTCAAGCTCCGCCTCAAGGGCCTGAAGCTGTTCGACAAGAAGCCCATGCCGAACTGGGGTTCCGACCTCTCGGGCATCGACTTCGACAACATCAAGTACTTCGTGCGTTCCACCGAGAAGCAGGCCGCTTCGTGGGAGGACCTGCCCGAGGACATCAAGAACACGTACGACAAGCTCGGCATCCCGGAGGCGGAGAAGCAGCGCCTCGTCGCCGGTGTCGCGGCCCAGTACGAGTCCGAGGTCGTCTACCACCAGATCCGTGAGGACCTGGAGGAGCAGGGCGTCATCTTCCTCGACACGGACACCGCGCTCAAGGAGCACCCGGAGCTCTTCCAGGAGTACTTCGGCACGGTCATCCCGGTCGGCGACAACAAGTTCGCGTCGCTGAACACCGCGGTGTGGTCCGGCGGCTCCTTCATCTACGTCCCCAAGGGCGTGAAGGTCGACATCCCGCTCCAGGCCTACTTCCGTATCAACACGGAGAACATGGGCCAGTTCGAGCGGACGCTGATCATCGTCGACGAGGACGCCTACGTCCACTACGTCGAGGGCTGCACCGCCCCGATCTACTCCTCGGACTCGCTGCACAGCGCCGTGGTCGAGATCATCGTCAAGAAGGGCGGCCGCTGCCGCTACACGACGATCCAGAACTGGTCGAACAACGTCTACAACCTGGTCACCAAGCGCGCCGTGGCGTACGAGGGCGCGACCATGGAGTGGATCGACGGCAACATCGGTTCCAAGGTCACGATGAAGTACCCGGCCGTCTACCTGATGGGCGAGCACGCCAAGGGCGAGACCCTGTCCATCGCCTTCGCGGGCGAGGGCCAGCACCAGGACGCCGGCTCCAAGATGGTCCACATGGCGCCGAACACCTCCTCGAACATCGTCTCCAAGTCGGTGGCACGAGGCGGCGGCCGCACCTCCTACCGCGGCCTGGTCGAGATCGGCGAGGGCGCCCACGGCTCGAAGTCCAACGTGCTGTGCGACGCGCTCCTGGTCGACACCATCTCCCGCTCGGACACGTACCCCTACGTGGACGTCCGAGAGGACGACGTCTCCATGGGCCACGAGGCCACGGTCTCCAAGGTCTCCGACGACCAGCTCTTCTACCTGATGAGCCGCGGTATGACGGAGTTCGAGGCGATGGCCATGATCGTGCGCGGCTTCGTCGAGCCCATCGCGCGCGAGCTGCCCATGGAGTACGCCCTGGAGCTGAACCGGCTGATCGAGCTGCAGATGGAGGGATCGGTCGGCTGA
- a CDS encoding helix-turn-helix transcriptional regulator, giving the protein MKYGERQIDTLQGELGTGERSTRNRVARSILDHGPSTVADLAQRLGLTQAAVRRHLDTLVTDDVVEPREQRVYGARTRGRPAKVFALTDCGRDAFDQSYDTLAADALRWIAQSAGGGEQGEVAVAAFARSRMESQAQAYKEAVEAAAPQERTEALAKALTTDGYAATAKSAPGPHSGEQLCQHHCPVAHVAEQFPQLCEAETEVFSRLLGTHVQRLATIAHGDGVCTTFIPRGASTTQTDTSVSASTAGRNPA; this is encoded by the coding sequence GTGAAATACGGCGAACGGCAGATCGACACCCTCCAGGGGGAGCTCGGCACCGGGGAGCGGTCAACCCGCAACCGGGTGGCGCGCTCGATCCTGGACCACGGTCCGTCCACCGTCGCCGACCTCGCCCAGCGTCTCGGCCTCACCCAGGCCGCCGTCCGCCGCCACCTCGACACGCTCGTCACCGACGACGTGGTCGAACCCCGTGAGCAGCGTGTGTACGGCGCACGCACCCGGGGTCGGCCCGCCAAGGTCTTCGCGCTCACCGACTGCGGCCGCGACGCCTTCGACCAGTCCTACGACACGCTCGCCGCGGACGCCCTGCGCTGGATCGCGCAGTCGGCCGGCGGCGGCGAGCAGGGCGAGGTGGCCGTCGCCGCCTTCGCCAGGTCGCGGATGGAATCGCAGGCGCAGGCGTACAAGGAGGCCGTCGAGGCCGCCGCCCCGCAGGAGCGCACGGAGGCCCTTGCCAAGGCGTTGACCACGGACGGGTACGCTGCTACGGCGAAGAGCGCTCCCGGTCCGCACAGCGGTGAACAGCTCTGCCAGCACCACTGCCCGGTCGCGCACGTCGCCGAGCAGTTCCCGCAGCTCTGCGAGGCGGAGACCGAGGTCTTCTCCCGCCTGCTGGGGACCCATGTGCAGCGCCTCGCCACGATCGCCCATGGCGACGGGGTGTGCACGACGTTCATTCCGCGTGGCGCGAGCACCACACAGACCGACACATCAGTATCTGCAAGTACGGCCGGGAGGAACCCCGCATGA
- a CDS encoding ABC transporter permease produces MSAGTFTPSPGAAPVSRMILAQTALETRMLLRNGEQLLLTVIIPALLLTLFSAVDIVTVPIQEGGGEKSVDFLAPGILALAVMSTAFTGQAIATGFDRRYGVLKRLGASPLPRWALMAAKTLSVLVTEVLQIALLTVIALALGWSPQGDPLSVAALILLGTAAFSGLGLLMAGTLKAEMTLAAANLVFLLLLVGGGVIVPLEKFPEAAQSVLGLLPIAALSDGLREVLQHGASLPWGDAAVLAGWSVLGLGAAARLFRWE; encoded by the coding sequence ATGAGCGCCGGTACGTTCACCCCCAGCCCGGGGGCCGCGCCCGTGTCCCGCATGATCCTCGCGCAGACGGCGCTGGAGACCCGGATGCTGCTGCGCAACGGGGAACAGCTGCTGCTGACCGTGATCATCCCGGCGCTGCTGCTGACCCTCTTCTCGGCTGTCGACATCGTCACCGTGCCCATCCAAGAGGGCGGCGGCGAGAAATCCGTCGACTTCCTCGCGCCCGGGATCCTGGCGCTCGCCGTGATGTCCACCGCCTTCACCGGCCAGGCCATCGCCACCGGCTTCGACCGCCGCTACGGGGTCCTCAAGCGGCTCGGGGCCTCCCCGCTGCCGCGCTGGGCCCTGATGGCCGCCAAGACCCTGTCGGTGCTGGTCACCGAGGTACTGCAGATCGCCCTGCTGACGGTGATCGCCCTCGCGCTGGGGTGGTCCCCGCAGGGCGACCCGCTGTCGGTGGCCGCGCTGATCCTGCTGGGCACGGCCGCCTTCTCCGGCCTCGGGCTGCTGATGGCGGGCACCCTCAAGGCCGAGATGACCCTGGCCGCCGCCAACCTGGTCTTCCTGCTGCTGCTGGTCGGCGGCGGGGTGATCGTGCCGCTGGAGAAGTTCCCGGAGGCCGCGCAGTCCGTCCTGGGGCTGCTGCCCATCGCGGCCCTGTCCGACGGGCTGCGGGAGGTGCTCCAGCACGGCGCTTCGCTCCCCTGGGGCGACGCGGCCGTACTGGCGGGCTGGTCCGTACTCGGTCTGGGCGCCGCCGCGCGGCTCTTCCGCTGGGAATGA
- the sufC gene encoding Fe-S cluster assembly ATPase SufC, translating into MATLEIHDLHVSVEAENGAREILKGVDLTVKQGETHAIMGPNGSGKSTLAYSLAGHPKYTITGGTVTLDGEDVLEMSVDERARAGVFLAMQYPVEVPGVSVSNFLRTSATAIRGEAPKLRTWVKEVKSAMEQLQMDPAFAERNVNEGFSGGEKKRHEILQLELLKPKIAILDETDSGLDVDALRQVSEGVNRVRATGEVGTLLITHYTRILRYIKPDFVHVFSEGRIAESGGAELADKLEAEGYESYSTKGGATA; encoded by the coding sequence ATGGCAACGCTTGAAATCCACGACCTGCACGTCTCCGTCGAGGCCGAGAACGGCGCCCGCGAGATCCTCAAGGGCGTCGACCTCACCGTCAAGCAGGGTGAGACGCACGCCATCATGGGTCCGAACGGCTCCGGCAAGTCCACCCTGGCGTACTCGCTCGCCGGTCACCCGAAGTACACCATCACCGGTGGCACCGTGACCCTCGACGGCGAGGACGTCCTGGAGATGTCCGTCGACGAGCGCGCCCGCGCCGGCGTCTTCCTCGCGATGCAGTACCCGGTCGAGGTCCCCGGTGTCTCGGTCTCCAACTTCCTGCGCACCTCGGCCACCGCGATCCGCGGCGAGGCGCCGAAGCTGCGTACCTGGGTGAAGGAGGTCAAGTCCGCGATGGAGCAGCTCCAGATGGACCCGGCCTTCGCCGAGCGCAACGTCAACGAGGGCTTCTCCGGCGGTGAGAAGAAGCGCCACGAGATCCTGCAGCTGGAGCTCCTGAAGCCGAAGATCGCGATCCTCGACGAGACCGACTCCGGTCTCGACGTCGACGCACTGCGCCAGGTCTCCGAGGGTGTCAACCGCGTCCGCGCGACCGGCGAGGTCGGCACGCTGCTGATCACGCACTACACGCGGATCCTCCGCTACATCAAGCCCGACTTCGTCCACGTCTTCTCCGAGGGCCGCATCGCCGAGTCCGGCGGCGCCGAGCTCGCCGACAAGCTGGAGGCCGAAGGCTACGAGTCGTACAGCACGAAGGGTGGCGCGACCGCGTGA